In Alosa sapidissima isolate fAloSap1 chromosome 11, fAloSap1.pri, whole genome shotgun sequence, a single window of DNA contains:
- the acsbg1 gene encoding long-chain-fatty-acid--CoA ligase ACSBG1 isoform X2, which produces MTDPKKEGEDQDASQAQRRSVEEVLASAVLAPAQSLWTTEASNSVLLRIDEDCPEEPVTVHQMFMASVQRYGGVFALATKKNEKWEKITFSDYYHCCRKAAKSFLKLGLERFHSVAILGFNSAEWFMSAIGGIFAGGIMTGIYATNSPEACHYVASDSKANIIVVENQKQLDKILQIKEQLPHLKAIVQYSEPLQNKLPNLYSWEEFMELGLEVPDKELDDIISSQRPNQCCVLIYTSGTTGMPKGVMLSHDNITWTAIHASRAGDMQPADTKQESLVSYLPLSHIAAQIYDLWTGIQWGELVYFAQPDALKGSLIGTLKEVRPSSHMGVPRVWEKMMEKIKEGISQCGYMKKKLVAWAMSVSLEANQRCANKDGEKPFLFALADGLVLEKLRAELGFSCCQKFFSGAAPIGSETVQFFLGLNIRLYEAYGMSESTGPHFMSGPKAYKLPSCGKVVPGCKCKLADIDSEGTGEVCFWGRNVFMGFLNMEDKTREALDEEGWLRSGDLGKVDEEGFLYITGRIKELIITAGGENIPPVPIEDAVKKELPIISNAMLIGDKRKFLSMLLTLKCLSNPESMEPMDDLSLEAVEFCQHLGSQATKVSDITSSRDNAVYQSIHEAINKVNSRATSNAQRIQKWTILPRDFSISGGELGPTMKLRRPVVLKMYHSEIENFYKE; this is translated from the exons ATGACAGACCccaagaaggagggagaggatcAGGATGCATCCC AAGCCCAGAGGAGGAGTGTGGAGGAGGTGTTGGCCAGTGCCGTTCTGGCTCCGGCTCAGTCTCTGTGGACCACAGAGGCCAGTAACTCTGTGCTGCTCAGGATAGATGAGGACTGTCCAGAGGAGCCCGTCACTGTCCACCAGATGTTCATGGCCTCCGTGCAGAGGTACGGGGGTGTATTTGCCCTCGCCACCAAGAAGAACGAGAAATGGGagaaaattactttttctgACTACTATCACTGCTGCCGAAAGGCCGCTAAGAGTTTCCTTAAG CTTGGTCTCGAGCGGTTCCATAGTGTAGCCATTCTGGGGTTTAACTCTGCAGAGTGGTTCATGTCAGCTATCGGCGGAATCTTTGCTGG GGGTATTATGACAGGGATCTATGCCACCAATTCTCCAGAGGCATGTCATTATGTGGCCAGTGACTCTAAAGCTAACATAATTGTAGTGGAAAACCAAAAGCAACTGGACAAAATCTTACAG ATAAAGGAACAGCTGCCCCATTTGAAAGCCATAGTGCAGTACTCTGAACCTCTCCAAAACAAACTACCCAATCTCTACTCG TGGGAAGAATTTATGGAGCTGGGGTTGGAGGTGCCTGATAAGGAACTTGATGACATCATCAGTAGCCAGAGACCCAATCAGTGTTGTGTTCTTATTTACACTTCCGGGACTACAGGCATGCCCAAAGGAGTTATGCTCAGTCATGATAAT ATCACCTGGACAGCCATCCACGCTAGCCGGGCAGGAGACATGCAGCCggcagacaccaaacaggagtCCCTGGTGAGCTACCTGCCCCTCAGCCACATCGCTGCCCAGATCTATGACCTGTGGACGGGCATCCAGTGGGGAGAACTGGTCTACTTTGCGCAGCCTGATGCTCTCAAG GGGAGTTTAATAGGCACACTAAAGGAAGTGCGCCCTTCCTCCCACATGGGAGTCCCTCGTGTTTGGGAAAAAATGATGGAGAAGATAAAAGAGGGAATCTCTCAGTGTGGCTACATGAAAAAGAAACTGGTGGCGTGGGCCATGTCAGTGAGTTTGGAGGCTAACCAAAGGTGTGCCAACAA GGATGGGGAGAAGCCTTTTCTCTTTGCCCTTGCTGACGGGTTGGTTCTGGAGAAACTGCGAGCAGAGTTGGGCTTCTCCTGCTGCCAGAAGTTCTTTTCTGGAGCCGCGCCCATAGGGAGTGAAACGGTCCAGTTCTTCTTGGGCCTGAACATTCGCCTGTATGAGGCCTACGGCATGAGTGAGAGCACGGGGCCTCACTTTATGTCGGGTCCTAAGGCTTACAAACTACCTAG CTGTGGTAAAGTTGTTCCAGGCTGCAAGTGTAAACTGGCTGACATTGACTCAGAAGGAACTGGGGAGGTGTGTTTCTGGGGCCGAAACGTCTTCATGGGTTTCCTCAACATGGAGGACAAGACGAGGGAGGCTCTGGACGAGGAAGGCTGGCTACGCTCAGGAGACCTGGGCAAGGTGGATGAGGAGGGTTTCCTCTACATCACTGGAAGGATAAAAG AGCTTATCATCACAGCGGGGGGAGAAAACATCCCCCCTGTGCCCATCGAGGACGCAGTGAAGAAAGAGCTACCCATTATCAGCAATGCCATGCTAATCGGGGACAAGAGGAAGTTCCTGTCCATGCTGCTCACCTTGAAG TGCTTGAGTAACCCAGAGTCCATGGAGCCGATGGATGACCTGAGCTTGGAGGCGGTGGAGTTCTGCCAGCACCTGGGCAGTCAGGCTACCAAGGTGTCCGATATCACCAGCAGCAGAGACAATGCCGTGTACCAGTCCATCCACGAGGCCATCAACAAGGTCAACTCCAGAGCCACCTCCAATGCCCAGCGCATACAGAAATGGACCATACTTCCCAGAGACTTCTCAATCTCCGGAGGCGAGCTAG GTCCAACTATGAAACTGCGtcgtcctgttgtcctgaagaTGTACCACAGCGAGATCGAGAACTTCTACAAAGAGTAG
- the acsbg1 gene encoding long-chain-fatty-acid--CoA ligase ACSBG1 isoform X1 — MHTHTHTYVAAGIMASCCETSQLADLNLQEKTHENGEIPRNSLDSSPQGPMTDPKKEGEDQDASQAQRRSVEEVLASAVLAPAQSLWTTEASNSVLLRIDEDCPEEPVTVHQMFMASVQRYGGVFALATKKNEKWEKITFSDYYHCCRKAAKSFLKLGLERFHSVAILGFNSAEWFMSAIGGIFAGGIMTGIYATNSPEACHYVASDSKANIIVVENQKQLDKILQIKEQLPHLKAIVQYSEPLQNKLPNLYSWEEFMELGLEVPDKELDDIISSQRPNQCCVLIYTSGTTGMPKGVMLSHDNITWTAIHASRAGDMQPADTKQESLVSYLPLSHIAAQIYDLWTGIQWGELVYFAQPDALKGSLIGTLKEVRPSSHMGVPRVWEKMMEKIKEGISQCGYMKKKLVAWAMSVSLEANQRCANKDGEKPFLFALADGLVLEKLRAELGFSCCQKFFSGAAPIGSETVQFFLGLNIRLYEAYGMSESTGPHFMSGPKAYKLPSCGKVVPGCKCKLADIDSEGTGEVCFWGRNVFMGFLNMEDKTREALDEEGWLRSGDLGKVDEEGFLYITGRIKELIITAGGENIPPVPIEDAVKKELPIISNAMLIGDKRKFLSMLLTLKCLSNPESMEPMDDLSLEAVEFCQHLGSQATKVSDITSSRDNAVYQSIHEAINKVNSRATSNAQRIQKWTILPRDFSISGGELGPTMKLRRPVVLKMYHSEIENFYKE, encoded by the exons atgcacacacacacacatacatacgttgCAGCGGGCATCATGGCCAGTTGCTGTGAAACATCCCAGCTGGCAGATCTGAATCTGCAAGAAAAAACCCATGAGAATGGGGAAATTCCAAGAAATAG CCTGGATTCCTCGCCACAGGGTCCAATGACAGACCccaagaaggagggagaggatcAGGATGCATCCC AAGCCCAGAGGAGGAGTGTGGAGGAGGTGTTGGCCAGTGCCGTTCTGGCTCCGGCTCAGTCTCTGTGGACCACAGAGGCCAGTAACTCTGTGCTGCTCAGGATAGATGAGGACTGTCCAGAGGAGCCCGTCACTGTCCACCAGATGTTCATGGCCTCCGTGCAGAGGTACGGGGGTGTATTTGCCCTCGCCACCAAGAAGAACGAGAAATGGGagaaaattactttttctgACTACTATCACTGCTGCCGAAAGGCCGCTAAGAGTTTCCTTAAG CTTGGTCTCGAGCGGTTCCATAGTGTAGCCATTCTGGGGTTTAACTCTGCAGAGTGGTTCATGTCAGCTATCGGCGGAATCTTTGCTGG GGGTATTATGACAGGGATCTATGCCACCAATTCTCCAGAGGCATGTCATTATGTGGCCAGTGACTCTAAAGCTAACATAATTGTAGTGGAAAACCAAAAGCAACTGGACAAAATCTTACAG ATAAAGGAACAGCTGCCCCATTTGAAAGCCATAGTGCAGTACTCTGAACCTCTCCAAAACAAACTACCCAATCTCTACTCG TGGGAAGAATTTATGGAGCTGGGGTTGGAGGTGCCTGATAAGGAACTTGATGACATCATCAGTAGCCAGAGACCCAATCAGTGTTGTGTTCTTATTTACACTTCCGGGACTACAGGCATGCCCAAAGGAGTTATGCTCAGTCATGATAAT ATCACCTGGACAGCCATCCACGCTAGCCGGGCAGGAGACATGCAGCCggcagacaccaaacaggagtCCCTGGTGAGCTACCTGCCCCTCAGCCACATCGCTGCCCAGATCTATGACCTGTGGACGGGCATCCAGTGGGGAGAACTGGTCTACTTTGCGCAGCCTGATGCTCTCAAG GGGAGTTTAATAGGCACACTAAAGGAAGTGCGCCCTTCCTCCCACATGGGAGTCCCTCGTGTTTGGGAAAAAATGATGGAGAAGATAAAAGAGGGAATCTCTCAGTGTGGCTACATGAAAAAGAAACTGGTGGCGTGGGCCATGTCAGTGAGTTTGGAGGCTAACCAAAGGTGTGCCAACAA GGATGGGGAGAAGCCTTTTCTCTTTGCCCTTGCTGACGGGTTGGTTCTGGAGAAACTGCGAGCAGAGTTGGGCTTCTCCTGCTGCCAGAAGTTCTTTTCTGGAGCCGCGCCCATAGGGAGTGAAACGGTCCAGTTCTTCTTGGGCCTGAACATTCGCCTGTATGAGGCCTACGGCATGAGTGAGAGCACGGGGCCTCACTTTATGTCGGGTCCTAAGGCTTACAAACTACCTAG CTGTGGTAAAGTTGTTCCAGGCTGCAAGTGTAAACTGGCTGACATTGACTCAGAAGGAACTGGGGAGGTGTGTTTCTGGGGCCGAAACGTCTTCATGGGTTTCCTCAACATGGAGGACAAGACGAGGGAGGCTCTGGACGAGGAAGGCTGGCTACGCTCAGGAGACCTGGGCAAGGTGGATGAGGAGGGTTTCCTCTACATCACTGGAAGGATAAAAG AGCTTATCATCACAGCGGGGGGAGAAAACATCCCCCCTGTGCCCATCGAGGACGCAGTGAAGAAAGAGCTACCCATTATCAGCAATGCCATGCTAATCGGGGACAAGAGGAAGTTCCTGTCCATGCTGCTCACCTTGAAG TGCTTGAGTAACCCAGAGTCCATGGAGCCGATGGATGACCTGAGCTTGGAGGCGGTGGAGTTCTGCCAGCACCTGGGCAGTCAGGCTACCAAGGTGTCCGATATCACCAGCAGCAGAGACAATGCCGTGTACCAGTCCATCCACGAGGCCATCAACAAGGTCAACTCCAGAGCCACCTCCAATGCCCAGCGCATACAGAAATGGACCATACTTCCCAGAGACTTCTCAATCTCCGGAGGCGAGCTAG GTCCAACTATGAAACTGCGtcgtcctgttgtcctgaagaTGTACCACAGCGAGATCGAGAACTTCTACAAAGAGTAG
- the LOC121723746 gene encoding uncharacterized protein LOC121723746, with translation MAFRRLVRAGQGELPQGEEETLEAALGATVSGQPDEEVPAETDLAGLYALLQKSLKSHEREFFKQEQRWRSVQVQLNQLRDDFDESRQPQAPLPAQPQAPLPSQPQAPLPAQPPAPPPQLPAPSPPQPAPLPAQPPASPAPPANPAAPVAWSRAAVPKFEEGEDIEQYLTTFERLATAYRWPGEDWAVYLVPYLSGKARSAYVAMDMNDSMDYHKVKEAILGKYEINEEVYRRRFREPDARPGESPKELYQRLKDLFRKWIRPEDKTVEEIGEALILEQFFRTLSPDVRVWVKEHNPRTGQQAAELVENFVAARRGPKNFRSETSSRPLTRGR, from the exons ATGGCGTTCCGGCGGCTAGTACGAGCTGGCCAGGGGGAGCTCccacagggggaggaggagacgctAGAGGCAGCATTAGGAGCAACAGTGTCTGGGCAGCCAGATGAAGAGGTGCCAGCAGAGACTGACCTGGCCGGATTGTATGCGCTGTTGCAGAAATCCTTGAAGTCCCATGAGCGAGAGTTTTTTAAGCAGGAACAGCGCTGGCGAAGTGTGCAGGTCCAGTTAAACCAGCTCCGCGATGACTTTGATGAAAGCCGTCAGCCACAAGCGCCACTGCCTGCTCAGCCACAAGCGCCACTGCCTTCTCAGCCACAAGCGCCACTGCCTGCTCAGCCACCAGCGCCACCGCCGCAGCTACCAGCGCCATCGCCGCCGCAACCAGCACCACTGCCTGCTCAGCCGCCAGCTTCACCGGCACCGCCAGCAAATCCAGCCGCTCCAGTAGCATGGTCGCGTGCTGCTGTGCCCAAGTTTGAAGAAGGGGAAGATATCGAGCAGTATCTAACTACGTTTGAACGGCTTGCGACTGCCTACCGGTGGCCAGGGGAGGACTGGGCCGTGTACTTAGTGCCGTACCTGAGTGGCAAAGCCCGCAGTGCTTATGTGGCCATGGACATGAATGACTCAATGGATTATCACAAGGTAAAAGAGGCAATCCTGGGAAAGTACGAAATAAATGAAGAAGTCTACCGGAGAAGGTTTCGGGAGCCAGATGCCAGGCCTGGGGAGTCCCCCAAAGAACTGTACCAGCGTCTGAAGGATTTATTTCGTAAATGGATTAGACCGGAGGACAAGACGGTTGAAGAAATAGGAGAAGCCCTCATCTTGGAACAGTTTTTTCGTACTCTGTCTCCTGATGTCAGAGTGTGGGTGAAAGAGCACAACCCACGGACTGGCCAGCAGGCTGCAGAACTGGTGGAGAACTTTGTCGCTGCCCGCAGAGGTCCAAAGAACTTCCGAAGTGAGACCAGTTCCAGGCCCCTGACCCGTGGTAG GTAG
- the idh3a gene encoding isocitrate dehydrogenase [NAD] subunit alpha, mitochondrial isoform X1, with protein sequence MAGNAWRSTVSRVMGAMRSQTPQPRNFTRGLQTVTLIPGDGIGPEISSAVVKIFEAAKAPIQWEERNVTAIKGPGGKWMIPPEAKESMDKSKIGLKGPLKTPIAAGHPSMNLLLRKTFDLYANVRPCVSMEGYKTPYTDVNLVTIRENTEGEYSGIEHLIVDGVVQSIKLITEDASRRIAEYAFEYARNNQRTSVTAVHKANIMRMSDGLFLRKCREVAENFKDIKFTEMYLDTVCLNMVQDPTQFDVLVMPNLYGDILSDLCAGLIGGLGVTPSGNIGANGVAIFESVHGTAPDIAGLDMANPTALLLSAVMMLRHMGLHGHAQKIETACFETIRDRKVLTKDLGGNSKCSEFTGEICRRVQDMD encoded by the exons ATGGCTGGAAACGCGTGGAGGTCAACG GTGTCCCGTGTGATGGGGGCGATGAGGAGTCAGACCCCTCAACCCCGAAATTTCACCAGAGGG TTGCAGACCGTAACCCTAATCCCAGGGGATGGCATCGGTCCAGAGATCTCCTCAGCTGTAGTGAAAATATTTGAAGCTGCTAAA GCCCCCATACAGTGGGAGGAGAGGAATGTAACTGCCATAAAGGGACCCGGGGGCAAGTGGATGATCCCGCCAGAGGCAAAAGAATCTATGGATAAGAGCAAAATTGGACTAAAAG GACCTCTTAAGACTCCTATTGCTGCTGGCCACCCTTCCATGAACCTGCTGCTGAGAAAGACTTTTGACCTCTACGCCAACGTGCGCCCCTGTGTGTCCATGGAGGGCTACAAGACCCCCTACACCGACGTCAACCTGGTCACCATCCGTGAGAACACAGAGGGGGAGTACAGCGGCATTGAGCATTtg ATCGTTGATGGCGTAGTGCAGAGTATCAAGCTGATCACAGAGGATGCCAGCCGCCGCATTGCAGAGTATGCTTTTGAGTACGCCAGGAACAACCAAAGAACTAGTGTCACAGCTGTTCACAAAGCCAACATCAT GCGCATGTCCGACGGACTATTCCTGAGGAAGTGCCGAGAGGTGGCCGAGAACTTCAAGGACATCAAGTTTACCGAGATGTACCTGGATACAGTCTGTCTGAAC ATGGTACAGGATCCCACTCAGTTTGACGTGCTTGTCATGCCCAATCTCTATGGTGACATCCTGAG TGACCTCTGCGCCGGGCTCATCGGTGGCCTCGGCGTAACTCCGAGTGGCAACATCGGCGCCAATGGTGTGGCCATCTTTGAGTCG GTCCACGGTACTGCCCCTGATATTGCAGGACTGGACATGGCCAACCCCACTGCCCTGCTGCTCAGCGCAGTCATGATGCTCCGCCACATGGGGCTGCATGGCCATGCCCAGAAGATCGAGACCGCCTGCTTCGAAACCATCCGAGACAGAAAG gTGCTGACCAAAGACCTTGGTGGAAACTCCAAGTGTTCAGAGTTCACAGGTGAGATCTGCCGAAGAGTACAAGATATGGACTGA
- the idh3a gene encoding isocitrate dehydrogenase [NAD] subunit alpha, mitochondrial isoform X2 produces MGAMRSQTPQPRNFTRGLQTVTLIPGDGIGPEISSAVVKIFEAAKAPIQWEERNVTAIKGPGGKWMIPPEAKESMDKSKIGLKGPLKTPIAAGHPSMNLLLRKTFDLYANVRPCVSMEGYKTPYTDVNLVTIRENTEGEYSGIEHLIVDGVVQSIKLITEDASRRIAEYAFEYARNNQRTSVTAVHKANIMRMSDGLFLRKCREVAENFKDIKFTEMYLDTVCLNMVQDPTQFDVLVMPNLYGDILSDLCAGLIGGLGVTPSGNIGANGVAIFESVHGTAPDIAGLDMANPTALLLSAVMMLRHMGLHGHAQKIETACFETIRDRKVLTKDLGGNSKCSEFTGEICRRVQDMD; encoded by the exons ATGGGGGCGATGAGGAGTCAGACCCCTCAACCCCGAAATTTCACCAGAGGG TTGCAGACCGTAACCCTAATCCCAGGGGATGGCATCGGTCCAGAGATCTCCTCAGCTGTAGTGAAAATATTTGAAGCTGCTAAA GCCCCCATACAGTGGGAGGAGAGGAATGTAACTGCCATAAAGGGACCCGGGGGCAAGTGGATGATCCCGCCAGAGGCAAAAGAATCTATGGATAAGAGCAAAATTGGACTAAAAG GACCTCTTAAGACTCCTATTGCTGCTGGCCACCCTTCCATGAACCTGCTGCTGAGAAAGACTTTTGACCTCTACGCCAACGTGCGCCCCTGTGTGTCCATGGAGGGCTACAAGACCCCCTACACCGACGTCAACCTGGTCACCATCCGTGAGAACACAGAGGGGGAGTACAGCGGCATTGAGCATTtg ATCGTTGATGGCGTAGTGCAGAGTATCAAGCTGATCACAGAGGATGCCAGCCGCCGCATTGCAGAGTATGCTTTTGAGTACGCCAGGAACAACCAAAGAACTAGTGTCACAGCTGTTCACAAAGCCAACATCAT GCGCATGTCCGACGGACTATTCCTGAGGAAGTGCCGAGAGGTGGCCGAGAACTTCAAGGACATCAAGTTTACCGAGATGTACCTGGATACAGTCTGTCTGAAC ATGGTACAGGATCCCACTCAGTTTGACGTGCTTGTCATGCCCAATCTCTATGGTGACATCCTGAG TGACCTCTGCGCCGGGCTCATCGGTGGCCTCGGCGTAACTCCGAGTGGCAACATCGGCGCCAATGGTGTGGCCATCTTTGAGTCG GTCCACGGTACTGCCCCTGATATTGCAGGACTGGACATGGCCAACCCCACTGCCCTGCTGCTCAGCGCAGTCATGATGCTCCGCCACATGGGGCTGCATGGCCATGCCCAGAAGATCGAGACCGCCTGCTTCGAAACCATCCGAGACAGAAAG gTGCTGACCAAAGACCTTGGTGGAAACTCCAAGTGTTCAGAGTTCACAGGTGAGATCTGCCGAAGAGTACAAGATATGGACTGA